The Peromyscus maniculatus bairdii isolate BWxNUB_F1_BW_parent chromosome 6, HU_Pman_BW_mat_3.1, whole genome shotgun sequence genome has a segment encoding these proteins:
- the Smad9 gene encoding mothers against decapentaplegic homolog 9, whose protein sequence is MHPSTPISSLFSFTSPAVKRLLGWKQGDEEEKWAEKAVDSLVKKLKKKKGAMDELERALSCPGQPSKCVTIPRSLDGRLQVSHRKGLPHVIYCRVWRWPDLQSHHELKPLECCEFPFGSKQKEVCINPYHYRRVETPVLPPVLVPRHSEYNPQLSLLAKFRSASLHSEPLMPHNATYPDSFQQPLCPAPPSSPGHGFPQSPCPTTYPHSPGSPSESDSPFQHSDFRPVCYEEPQHWCSVAYYELNNRVGETFQASSRSVLIDGFTDPSNNRNRFCLGLLSNVNRNSTIENTRRHIGKGVHLYYVGGEVYAECVSDSSIFVQSRNCNYQHGFHPATVCKIPSGCSLKVFNNQLFAQLLAQSVHHGFEVVYELTKMCTIRMSFVKGWGAEYHRQDVTSTPCWIEIHLHGPLQWLDKVLTQMGSPHNPISSVS, encoded by the exons ATGCACCCCAGCACCCCCATcagctccctcttctccttcaccAGCCCTGCAGTGAAGCGGCTGCTGGGCTGGAAGCAGGGAGATGAAGAGGAGAAGTGGGCAGAGAAGGCCGTGGACTCTTTGGTGAAGAAgctaaagaagaagaaaggagccaTGGACGAACTGGAGAGGGCGCTGAGCTGCCCAGGCCAGCCTAGCAAGTGCGTCACCATCCCCAGGTCCCTGGATGGACGCCTACAGGTGTCCCACCGCAAGGGGCTGCCCCATGTCATCTACTGCCGTGTGTGGCGCTGGCCAGATCTGCAGTCCCATCATGAGCTGAAGCCCCTGGAGTGCTGTGAGTTCCCCTTCGGCTCCAAGCAGAAGGAGGTCTGCATCAACCCGTACCATTACCGCCGAGTGGAGACGCCAG TTCTGCCTCCGGTGCTGGTACCAAGACACAGCGAGTACAACCCCCAGCTCAGCCTCCTGGCCAAGTTCCGAAGTGCCTCCCTGCACAGTGAGCCCCTCATGCCGCACAATGCCACCTACCCAGACTCTTTCCAGCAGCCTCTCTGTCCTGCACCACCCTCCTCTCCAGGCCACGGGTTCCCGCAGTCTCCGTGCCCAACCACTTACCCACACTCCCCAGGAAGTCCTTCCGAGTCAGACAGTCCGTTTCAACACTCAG aCTTCCGGCCGGTTTGCTACGAGGAACCCCAGCACTGGTGCTCTGTTGCCTACTATGAACTCAACAACCGGGTTGGAGAGACTTTCCAGGCGTCCTCCCGGAGCGTTCTCATCGATGGCTTCACCGACCCTTCCAATAACAGGAATAGGTTCTGTCTCGGGCTACTTTCAAACGTGAACAGAAACTCAACCATAGAAAACACCAGGAGGCACATTGGAAAGG GCGTGCATCTGTACTACGTCGGGGGCGAGGTGTACGCCGAGTGTGTGAGCGACAGCAGCATCTTTGTTCAGAGCCGGAACTGCAACTATCAGCACGGCTTTCACCCCGCCACGGTCTGCAAGATCCCCAGCGGCTGCAGCCTCAAGGTCTTCAACAACCAGCTCTTCGCCCAGCTGCTCGCCCAGTCCGTGCACCACGGCTTCGAAGTTGTGTACGAGCTAACGAAGATGTGCACGATTCGGATGAGTTTTGTGAAG GGCTGGGGAGCCGAGTATCATCGCCAGGATGTGACCAGCACCCCCTGCTGGATTGAGATTCATCTTCATGGACCACTGCAGTGGTTGGACAAGGTTCTAACTCAGATGGGCTCCCCACATAACCCCATTTCCTCAGTGTCTTAA